One genomic window of Vibrio parahaemolyticus includes the following:
- the ompR gene encoding osmolarity response regulator transcription factor OmpR, giving the protein MQENHKILVVDDDARLRALLERYLSEQGFQVRSVANGEQMDRLLTRENFHLMVLDLMLPGEDGLSICRRLRHANNMLPILMLTAKGDEVDRIVGLEVGADDYLPKPFNPRELLARIKAVLRRQTVELPGAPSTEEKVVEFGEFRLNLGTREMFRGDEAMPLTSGEFAVLKSLVTNAREPMSRDKLMNMARGREYSAMERSIDVQISRLRRMLEDDPSKPRYIQTVWGLGYVFVPDGKES; this is encoded by the coding sequence ATGCAGGAAAATCATAAAATTTTAGTGGTTGATGACGATGCTCGTTTGCGTGCTCTGTTGGAGCGTTACCTTTCTGAGCAAGGTTTTCAAGTCCGTAGTGTAGCAAACGGCGAACAAATGGATCGCCTACTAACACGCGAAAACTTTCACCTAATGGTATTGGATTTGATGTTACCAGGCGAAGATGGCTTGTCGATTTGTCGCCGTTTACGCCATGCCAATAACATGTTGCCAATTCTGATGCTGACAGCAAAAGGTGACGAGGTTGACCGTATTGTTGGTTTGGAAGTTGGTGCGGACGATTACCTACCTAAACCGTTCAACCCGCGTGAACTACTCGCTCGTATTAAAGCGGTTTTACGTCGCCAAACGGTTGAGCTACCGGGCGCGCCAAGTACGGAAGAAAAAGTGGTCGAGTTTGGCGAGTTTCGTTTAAATCTCGGCACGCGTGAAATGTTCCGTGGTGATGAGGCGATGCCATTAACATCGGGTGAATTTGCGGTGTTGAAATCACTGGTAACCAACGCGCGTGAGCCAATGTCGCGTGATAAGCTGATGAATATGGCGCGTGGTCGTGAATACTCGGCGATGGAGCGTTCTATCGACGTACAAATTTCTCGTCTACGCCGCATGTTGGAAGACGATCCGAGTAAACCTCGCTACATCCAGACCGTATGGGGTTTAGGTTACGTATTTGTCCCAGACGGTAAAGAGTCGTAA
- a CDS encoding uracil-xanthine permease family protein produces MTTSNRSSELVYQLNDRPPLPQTIFAALQHLLAMFVAVITPSLIICQSLGVPADQTNTIISMSLFASGVSSFIQIRTFGPVGSGLLSVQGTSFNFLGPIIGAGLSLKAGGADISTMMAAIFGTILVASFAEILLSRVLEHARRIITPLVSGIVVTLIGLTLIQVGLVSMGGGYAAMGDGTFGSLDKLALAGTVLGLIVILNRSKNPYIRVASIVIAMLVGYVMAYFMGMVDTSKLGETNLVALPIPMQYGLSFDWSLFIPLVLIFFITALEAIGDITATSEVSGEPVKGPIYMKRIKGGVLADGLNSTIAAVFNSFPNSTFSQNNGIIMLTGVASRYVGYFISGMLVILGLFPGVASFVQLIPEPVLGGATIVMFGTIAAAGVRIISRVDLDRRAILIMALSFSMGLGIAQKPEILQFMPEFIKSIFSTGVAAGGITAILLNLLLPEKLTEEDELVAQEVKES; encoded by the coding sequence ATGACAACTTCAAACCGATCTTCGGAACTGGTCTATCAATTAAATGATCGTCCACCACTGCCACAAACGATTTTTGCTGCACTTCAGCATTTATTGGCGATGTTCGTTGCGGTGATTACACCTTCCTTAATCATTTGCCAATCTTTGGGCGTTCCGGCCGATCAAACCAACACCATTATCAGCATGTCGCTGTTTGCATCTGGTGTTTCTTCCTTTATCCAAATCCGTACCTTTGGCCCTGTCGGCTCCGGCTTGCTATCGGTGCAAGGCACCAGCTTTAACTTTTTGGGTCCAATCATCGGTGCGGGTTTATCACTCAAAGCAGGTGGCGCGGACATCAGCACCATGATGGCGGCGATTTTCGGGACGATTTTAGTCGCCTCTTTTGCCGAGATTTTACTGTCTCGTGTGCTTGAGCATGCACGTCGCATCATCACACCTCTCGTCTCTGGCATTGTCGTAACTCTGATTGGCCTGACGCTGATCCAAGTCGGCTTGGTTTCTATGGGTGGAGGCTATGCTGCAATGGGCGACGGTACTTTTGGTAGCTTAGACAAACTGGCGCTCGCTGGTACCGTACTTGGGCTAATTGTGATTTTGAATCGTTCTAAAAACCCTTACATTCGCGTGGCTTCGATCGTGATTGCCATGCTAGTTGGCTATGTAATGGCATACTTCATGGGTATGGTCGACACCTCAAAATTGGGGGAAACCAACCTCGTTGCGCTACCGATTCCGATGCAGTACGGCTTGTCATTTGACTGGTCACTATTTATCCCTCTCGTGCTGATTTTCTTTATCACGGCGTTGGAAGCGATCGGCGACATTACCGCAACGTCTGAAGTATCTGGCGAGCCAGTTAAAGGCCCTATTTACATGAAGCGTATCAAAGGTGGGGTATTAGCGGACGGCCTGAACTCGACTATCGCTGCGGTATTCAACAGCTTTCCAAACTCTACCTTCAGTCAAAACAACGGCATTATCATGCTAACGGGCGTCGCAAGCCGTTACGTGGGTTACTTTATCTCGGGCATGTTAGTGATTCTTGGTCTATTCCCGGGCGTGGCCAGTTTTGTTCAGCTGATCCCAGAACCTGTACTTGGTGGTGCAACCATCGTGATGTTCGGTACCATTGCCGCTGCAGGCGTGCGCATTATCTCGCGTGTTGACCTCGACCGCCGCGCGATTCTGATTATGGCGTTGTCATTCTCGATGGGGTTAGGTATCGCTCAGAAACCTGAGATTCTGCAGTTTATGCCTGAGTTTATTAAAAGCATCTTCTCAACCGGTGTGGCTGCTGGCGGTATCACCGCGATACTGCTGAACTTGCTGCTTCCAGAAAAACTGACAGAAGAAGATGAACTTGTCGCTCAAGAAGTGAAAGAGTCTTAA
- the recG gene encoding ATP-dependent DNA helicase RecG yields MSAQMLSAVPLTSLSGVGAKVAEKLAKVGLHSVQDLLFHLPLRYEDRTRIYPIAKLHAGLWAAVQGKVMTVDTIFGKRKMLTVKISDGNGTITLRFFNFTAAMKNNFSQGKLVHAYGEIKRGGMGLEIVHPDYKFYASEQKPDVEQSLTPVYPTTDGLRQITLRNLTEQALALLDKAAVQELLPSGLYNHQITMSQALHTIHRPPPTINLDEFDEGKHPAQIRLIMEELLAQNLSMLAVRSKGQQDIALPLAPCDKLKKQLLAQLPFSPTNAQARVVKEIESDLEKPHPMMRLVQGDVGSGKTLVAALAAVRAIEHGYQVALMAPTELLAEQHAINFANWFEAMGIQVGWLAGKLKGKAKETELARIASGEAQMIVGTHALFQEHVEFHHLALVIIDEQHRFGVHQRLELREKGAKQGAYPHQLIMTATPIPRTLAMTAYADLETSVIDELPPGRTPIQTVAIPDTKRDDIVERVRNACLNEGKQAYWVCTLIDESEVLEAQAAADTAEELQRKLPDVKIGLVHGRMKPAEKQAVMQEFKDNKLHLLVATTVIEVGVDVPNSSLMIIENPERLGLAQLHQLRGRVGRGSVASHCVLLYHSPLSKTAQKRLGVLRESNDGFVIAQKDLEIRGPGELLGTKQTGLADFKIADLVRDQRLIPEVQRIARHIHDNYPTNAAAIIDRWLGERDIYSKA; encoded by the coding sequence ATGTCTGCCCAAATGCTATCTGCTGTTCCTTTAACTTCTCTATCAGGAGTTGGCGCCAAAGTCGCAGAAAAACTCGCTAAAGTCGGCTTGCATAGCGTTCAAGATTTGTTGTTCCACCTGCCCCTACGCTACGAAGATCGCACCCGCATTTATCCTATTGCCAAACTGCACGCAGGCCTTTGGGCTGCGGTACAAGGCAAAGTCATGACCGTCGATACCATTTTTGGTAAACGCAAAATGCTGACAGTCAAAATCAGTGACGGCAATGGCACCATCACGCTGCGTTTTTTCAACTTTACTGCAGCGATGAAGAACAATTTTTCACAGGGTAAGTTAGTACACGCTTACGGAGAAATTAAGCGTGGTGGTATGGGGCTGGAAATTGTGCACCCTGACTACAAATTTTACGCCAGTGAACAAAAGCCAGATGTGGAACAAAGCTTAACCCCGGTTTATCCAACCACAGATGGCCTGCGTCAAATCACTTTACGTAACCTTACTGAACAAGCATTGGCGCTACTCGATAAAGCGGCAGTGCAAGAATTGCTACCTTCTGGCTTGTATAACCATCAGATTACTATGTCGCAGGCGTTGCACACCATTCATCGCCCGCCGCCAACCATTAATTTAGATGAATTTGATGAAGGTAAGCACCCCGCTCAAATCCGTTTGATCATGGAAGAATTGCTCGCCCAAAACTTGTCGATGTTGGCGGTTCGCAGCAAAGGCCAGCAAGATATCGCCTTACCGCTCGCACCATGTGACAAACTGAAAAAGCAGCTGTTGGCGCAACTGCCGTTTTCTCCGACCAATGCTCAAGCACGCGTGGTGAAAGAGATTGAATCCGACCTCGAAAAGCCGCACCCAATGATGCGTCTTGTCCAAGGTGACGTAGGCTCAGGAAAAACATTGGTTGCCGCGCTAGCCGCAGTCAGAGCCATTGAGCACGGTTACCAAGTGGCTTTAATGGCACCAACTGAGCTGCTCGCCGAACAACACGCCATCAATTTCGCCAACTGGTTTGAAGCCATGGGCATTCAAGTTGGCTGGCTTGCTGGTAAGCTCAAGGGCAAAGCCAAAGAGACGGAACTGGCTCGCATTGCCAGCGGTGAAGCACAAATGATAGTGGGCACTCACGCCCTCTTCCAAGAACATGTGGAATTTCATCACCTAGCTTTAGTCATCATTGATGAGCAGCACCGCTTTGGCGTCCATCAGCGATTAGAGTTACGTGAGAAAGGGGCAAAACAAGGCGCGTATCCGCATCAGCTCATCATGACGGCAACTCCGATTCCTCGCACACTAGCAATGACAGCGTATGCTGATTTGGAAACGTCGGTGATAGACGAATTACCACCAGGCCGAACGCCGATTCAAACCGTCGCCATTCCAGATACCAAACGTGACGACATTGTCGAGCGGGTACGAAACGCTTGTCTTAACGAAGGCAAGCAAGCGTATTGGGTGTGTACGCTGATCGATGAATCAGAAGTGTTAGAAGCGCAAGCCGCAGCAGACACCGCCGAAGAGTTACAGCGCAAACTGCCAGATGTAAAAATTGGCCTAGTTCATGGCCGTATGAAACCCGCCGAAAAACAAGCTGTCATGCAAGAGTTTAAAGACAACAAGCTCCACCTGCTCGTAGCCACGACGGTGATAGAAGTTGGCGTAGACGTGCCAAACTCTAGCTTGATGATCATCGAAAACCCTGAACGCCTTGGTTTGGCTCAATTACACCAGTTAAGAGGCCGCGTCGGTCGAGGCTCGGTTGCCAGTCACTGTGTCCTGCTGTACCACTCCCCCCTGTCGAAAACCGCGCAAAAACGCCTCGGTGTGCTGCGTGAAAGTAACGATGGCTTTGTTATTGCGCAGAAAGACCTAGAGATCCGCGGGCCCGGTGAATTGTTGGGCACCAAACAAACAGGCTTGGCTGATTTCAAAATTGCCGATTTAGTTCGAGATCAACGCTTAATCCCAGAAGTTCAGCGTATTGCACGTCATATTCACGACAATTACCCAACCAATGCAGCCGCTATTATCGATCGCTGGCTAGGCGAGCGTGATATCTACTCCAAAGCGTAA
- a CDS encoding DUF1090 domain-containing protein yields MKAVICGAVLMMAISLPTVAQEELKGCDAKEFALEQQIEYATVQGNQKRIDGLKRALAAIEDECSEEDLREKLQAEVEQKAQKVKARELELAEAQTSGSSDKIEKKRRKLDEAQKELLDAKRELEWNYGQ; encoded by the coding sequence ATGAAAGCCGTGATTTGTGGTGCTGTGTTGATGATGGCTATTTCGCTTCCTACTGTCGCTCAAGAAGAGCTAAAAGGGTGTGATGCCAAAGAGTTTGCACTTGAGCAGCAAATTGAATACGCCACAGTACAAGGTAATCAAAAGCGCATTGATGGATTAAAACGAGCCCTTGCTGCGATTGAGGATGAATGCTCGGAAGAAGATTTACGCGAAAAACTGCAAGCAGAAGTCGAACAAAAAGCGCAAAAAGTAAAAGCTCGCGAGCTAGAATTGGCAGAGGCACAAACGTCGGGTTCGAGCGACAAAATCGAGAAAAAGCGCCGAAAGTTAGATGAAGCGCAAAAAGAATTGTTAGACGCTAAACGTGAGTTGGAATGGAATTACGGCCAGTAG
- the envZ gene encoding two-component system sensor histidine kinase EnvZ, translated as MRIRSSLTQSILLFISLLLASQVFSYYAVFNYALMPSLQQFNKILAHELNLVLDEDGPLKSDAPLRRQLLERLGVTVHSINSEKAVEFNHAMSIDLMSEEMTQELGSPTEVRLLLGSESYILWMHIEKLPNSIIRIPLSELQEEDFAPLFRNSLIMALLIIAGGWLFIRLQNRPLLALQRAAEGVGRGEIPPPLPEKGASEIRSVTRAFNQMSKGIQELEEDRALLMAGISHDLRTPLTRIRLATEMMSPEDSYLAEGIISDTEECNEIISQFMDYLKPVNKESFESVDVSTIASDVASSEGGYEVEIETDLNMHLPPAKGSPIAIKRAVSNLVVNALRYGNGWVKISTGVTADKQLVWICVEDNGPGIEQSQIAKLFEPFTRGDTARGSEGTGLGLAIVKRIVIQHSGSVVMRNRSEGGLIAQISFPTK; from the coding sequence ATGCGAATCCGAAGTTCACTGACACAATCTATTCTACTGTTCATCTCCTTGCTTCTCGCTAGCCAAGTCTTTTCTTATTACGCCGTTTTTAACTACGCGTTGATGCCAAGCCTGCAACAGTTCAACAAAATTCTCGCTCACGAACTGAATCTGGTTCTCGATGAAGATGGCCCGCTCAAATCGGATGCACCATTGCGTCGCCAGTTATTAGAAAGGTTGGGCGTGACAGTTCACAGCATCAACAGCGAGAAGGCAGTTGAGTTTAACCATGCGATGTCGATTGATTTGATGTCGGAGGAAATGACTCAAGAGCTAGGCTCACCAACCGAAGTACGCCTGCTGCTAGGTAGTGAAAGCTACATTTTGTGGATGCACATCGAGAAGCTGCCCAATTCCATTATTCGCATCCCGCTGTCTGAGCTGCAAGAAGAGGACTTTGCGCCGCTATTTCGCAACAGCCTGATCATGGCGCTATTAATTATCGCAGGTGGTTGGTTGTTTATTCGCTTGCAAAACCGGCCGTTATTGGCGTTGCAACGAGCGGCAGAAGGCGTTGGGAGAGGGGAAATTCCCCCACCGCTACCAGAAAAAGGCGCATCGGAAATTCGTTCGGTAACTCGTGCGTTTAACCAGATGTCGAAAGGGATTCAAGAGCTCGAAGAAGACCGCGCTCTGTTAATGGCAGGCATCAGTCATGATTTACGTACGCCGCTGACGCGAATTCGTCTCGCTACTGAAATGATGTCGCCAGAAGACAGCTATTTGGCGGAAGGGATCATCAGTGACACTGAAGAGTGCAATGAGATCATCAGTCAATTTATGGATTATCTAAAGCCTGTAAACAAAGAATCGTTTGAGTCGGTTGATGTCAGTACCATCGCTAGTGACGTGGCGAGCTCTGAAGGGGGATATGAAGTCGAGATTGAAACGGACTTGAACATGCACCTTCCTCCTGCGAAAGGCAGCCCGATTGCTATTAAGCGAGCGGTGAGTAACTTAGTTGTCAACGCACTGCGTTACGGCAACGGTTGGGTGAAAATCAGCACAGGCGTGACGGCAGACAAACAGTTGGTTTGGATATGCGTAGAAGATAACGGTCCGGGGATTGAGCAGTCGCAAATCGCGAAGTTGTTCGAACCGTTTACCCGTGGTGATACGGCGCGTGGCAGCGAAGGTACTGGTCTGGGTTTAGCGATTGTAAAACGTATTGTTATCCAACATTCAGGTTCGGTGGTGATGCGTAATCGCAGTGAAGGCGGCTTGATCGCCCAAATCAGTTTCCCGACCAAATAA